In Nitrospirota bacterium, one DNA window encodes the following:
- a CDS encoding FtsX-like permease family protein: protein MEVQPKGTGRMLRAACWIASRQVFERPVRTILTIAGIALGVSVAIAIPTANEEVLKSFQDTVTAVAGRATLQVSGGELGLDEGLLPALLAHPAVTSASPVLSQGGRLVAGAHRGQPMLVMGLDLLDAPDLKGITMRTGGESVEAAERFDALLAPDAIFIGRRLADDWGLHTGSPLDLLVGTQVHHLVVRGVVESSGGGISAWSQMAVMDIASAQVQFGLVGRLDRIDLVTDPSNSVAEVARDIQAMLPPSLTVSRPSRRNEQVERMVRAFQLNLATLSAVGLLVGLLIVYNTVSFTVVRKRREIGILRAIGMSRQGVTGLFLVQAAVMGLLGGVLGSGLGVVLARGLAAILSRTVSDLYAPVSVAGGALLAVSPARIGQGMMVGMLVSMAGALLPSLEAGRTVPSRALAPGSYEVEQHLHAGRLAWIGIGGLSLAGLLALPGPIDGLPLFGYASAFCLLLSLSCFAPGIVGLIRRLLMRREMGSGGSRRRSGWIGRIGAIGRLAIGQVAQAPGRSAVTISALMVAIAIMVGVGTMVRSFRSTVELWINQTVMADLIVAPASWLNSDEAGLPAKRLPLSWAERLAAVPGVAAVDPYRQVRMEIQGRPASLVARDLRLHGERSRYLFLAGDPVETLNRTVSGQGVILSEVLARTLDVGPGGLLRMMTPAGERSFPILGVFYDYATDGGKVVMDGALYRRFWPDETATVFALYLDRREDVALVRQRVQELAAGLAEEERAIAVIPNVELKADILAIFDRTFRVTYALELIVVIIALLGIVNTLLTSVLERQKELATLRAIGAGRRQIEGLILGESCYLAVLGALLGLIGGGLLSVLLINVINTQSFGWTIQWTLPVGLLAEAIGLALIVALVAGYAPARWAGRQPLVEGLRYE from the coding sequence ATGGAAGTTCAACCTAAAGGTACTGGTCGCATGTTGAGAGCTGCGTGCTGGATCGCGAGCCGCCAGGTGTTCGAGCGGCCGGTGCGAACGATCCTGACGATCGCAGGTATCGCGCTCGGGGTGTCGGTGGCGATTGCGATCCCGACGGCCAACGAGGAAGTTCTGAAATCGTTCCAGGACACGGTCACTGCTGTCGCCGGGCGGGCGACGCTCCAAGTGTCCGGGGGAGAATTGGGTCTGGATGAAGGCCTGCTCCCGGCTCTCCTCGCTCATCCGGCCGTGACGTCGGCCAGCCCGGTCCTGTCTCAGGGGGGGAGGCTTGTGGCCGGCGCTCACCGTGGACAACCGATGCTTGTGATGGGTCTGGATTTGTTGGATGCGCCAGATCTGAAGGGGATCACGATGAGGACCGGGGGCGAGTCCGTGGAAGCGGCCGAACGATTCGATGCGTTACTGGCTCCCGACGCGATCTTTATCGGGCGGCGGCTGGCCGATGACTGGGGGTTGCACACCGGTTCTCCCCTCGATCTGCTGGTGGGCACCCAGGTCCATCACCTTGTGGTCAGGGGGGTGGTGGAATCATCTGGGGGCGGTATCTCAGCCTGGAGCCAGATGGCAGTCATGGACATTGCCTCGGCACAAGTCCAGTTCGGACTCGTTGGCCGGTTGGACCGCATCGATCTGGTAACCGATCCAAGCAACTCGGTGGCGGAGGTGGCGCGAGACATCCAAGCGATGTTGCCTCCGTCCCTGACGGTGAGTCGTCCCTCACGCCGGAACGAGCAAGTGGAGCGTATGGTCCGGGCATTTCAGCTCAACTTGGCGACGTTGAGCGCGGTGGGGCTGCTCGTCGGGCTGCTCATCGTCTACAACACCGTGTCGTTCACGGTGGTCCGCAAGCGGCGGGAGATCGGTATTCTGCGCGCCATCGGGATGTCGAGGCAAGGAGTGACGGGGCTGTTCCTGGTCCAGGCGGCTGTCATGGGGCTGCTGGGCGGCGTACTGGGAAGCGGATTGGGTGTGGTGCTGGCGCGAGGGTTGGCGGCGATCCTGTCACGGACGGTCTCGGACCTCTATGCGCCGGTGTCGGTGGCCGGCGGTGCCCTGTTGGCGGTGTCGCCTGCGCGAATCGGCCAGGGAATGATGGTGGGGATGCTGGTCTCGATGGCGGGCGCTCTCCTGCCGAGCCTGGAGGCGGGGCGGACGGTGCCCTCTCGGGCGTTGGCTCCCGGCTCGTATGAAGTTGAGCAGCACCTCCACGCCGGCCGGCTGGCGTGGATCGGTATCGGAGGGCTGTCTCTGGCCGGATTGCTGGCGCTCCCCGGTCCGATCGACGGACTGCCGTTGTTCGGCTATGCCTCCGCCTTTTGTCTCCTGCTCAGTCTGTCCTGCTTTGCCCCGGGGATCGTCGGTCTGATCAGACGGCTGCTGATGCGTCGAGAAATGGGCAGCGGCGGGTCTCGACGCCGGAGCGGATGGATCGGGAGGATCGGGGCGATCGGCCGACTCGCGATCGGGCAGGTGGCCCAGGCGCCTGGACGCAGCGCGGTGACGATTTCGGCCCTCATGGTGGCGATTGCCATCATGGTGGGGGTCGGCACCATGGTGCGGAGTTTCCGCTCGACGGTCGAACTCTGGATCAACCAAACGGTGATGGCCGATCTGATCGTGGCGCCCGCCTCCTGGCTGAATAGCGATGAGGCGGGGCTGCCGGCCAAACGTCTGCCATTGTCATGGGCCGAGAGATTGGCGGCGGTGCCGGGTGTGGCCGCCGTGGATCCCTATCGGCAGGTGCGGATGGAAATTCAAGGCCGGCCGGCTTCGTTGGTGGCCCGTGACTTGCGGCTGCATGGGGAGCGGAGCCGGTATCTCTTCCTGGCCGGCGATCCGGTGGAGACGCTCAACCGAACGGTATCCGGCCAGGGCGTGATCCTGTCCGAAGTGCTGGCCCGCACCTTGGACGTGGGCCCCGGCGGCTTGCTCCGCATGATGACACCGGCCGGCGAGCGGTCCTTCCCCATCCTGGGGGTGTTCTATGACTATGCCACGGATGGCGGAAAAGTGGTGATGGACGGAGCGCTCTATCGCCGGTTCTGGCCGGACGAAACGGCGACGGTCTTTGCTCTGTATCTCGATCGGCGCGAAGACGTCGCGCTTGTCCGTCAGCGGGTGCAGGAGCTGGCGGCCGGGCTGGCGGAGGAGGAGCGCGCCATTGCCGTGATCCCGAATGTAGAGCTGAAGGCGGACATTCTGGCGATCTTCGACCGGACGTTCCGGGTCACCTATGCGCTGGAGCTCATCGTCGTGATCATCGCGTTGCTGGGCATTGTCAACACGCTGCTGACATCGGTTTTGGAACGGCAGAAGGAGCTGGCAACGTTGCGGGCAATCGGCGCGGGTCGGCGGCAGATCGAAGGGCTGATTCTCGGGGAATCCTGCTATCTGGCGGTGCTGGGCGCGTTGCTCGGGCTGATCGGGGGCGGGCTTCTCTCGGTGCTACTGATCAACGTGATCAATACGCAGTCGTTCGGATGGACGATTCAATGGACCCTTCCGGTCGGCCTCCTGGCGGAAGCGATCGGATTGGCCTTGAT
- a CDS encoding response regulator transcription factor, with product MRRAAKKTTKPKVRSSAKASRTLTPRQKEILRLVAQGLTNREVAEHLGISVRTVEVHRFNLMRRLKVRNVAQLLRQALIHGLLPKSFGSR from the coding sequence ATGCGCAGGGCAGCGAAAAAGACAACGAAGCCGAAAGTCCGATCCTCAGCCAAAGCCAGCCGGACGCTGACACCGCGCCAAAAAGAAATTCTTCGCTTGGTCGCGCAAGGCCTGACCAACCGAGAAGTGGCCGAGCACCTGGGGATCAGCGTGAGGACCGTCGAGGTCCACCGGTTCAATCTGATGCGTCGCTTGAAGGTCCGTAACGTCGCGCAGCTCCTGCGGCAAGCGCTGATTCATGGCCTGCTGCCGAAGAGCTTCGGCTCTCGTTAG
- a CDS encoding dihydroorotate oxidase, whose amino-acid sequence MDLSTVIAGVRFAGCIMNAAGARCVTQAELESLGRSRACAIVTKSMTLEPRQGNPEPRYYGFPSGSINSMGLPNLGYRAYAKLIPDLRRFGKPVIASVAGLCEEDFVSIATLINESRPDLVEVNLSCPNIPGKPQIGYDAEASERLLARVRKILTVPMGVKLPPYFDPVHQEQMVPVLERAGVQFLSLINSVGNGLVVDPASETVVIKPKGGFGGLGGPLIKPVALANVRAFWKLFGGRLPIIGTGGVVTGTDIFEHVLCGASAVQVGTVLMEEGLGAFERLERELAAVLEKKGYRSLEACRGKLKEL is encoded by the coding sequence GTGGATTTGTCGACCGTTATCGCGGGCGTGCGGTTTGCCGGCTGCATCATGAACGCGGCGGGGGCGCGTTGCGTGACGCAGGCCGAGCTGGAATCCTTGGGGCGCTCGCGGGCCTGCGCCATCGTGACCAAGTCCATGACGCTGGAGCCGCGCCAGGGAAATCCGGAGCCTCGGTATTACGGATTTCCGAGCGGCTCCATCAATTCGATGGGCCTGCCCAATCTGGGGTATCGCGCCTATGCGAAGCTGATTCCCGATCTCAGGCGTTTCGGGAAGCCGGTCATCGCCAGCGTGGCTGGCTTGTGCGAAGAGGATTTTGTCTCGATCGCCACGCTCATCAACGAGAGCCGGCCGGACCTGGTCGAAGTGAACCTCTCTTGTCCGAATATTCCTGGAAAGCCTCAGATCGGCTATGACGCCGAAGCTTCGGAACGGTTGCTGGCTCGGGTGCGAAAGATACTGACCGTTCCCATGGGCGTCAAGTTGCCTCCCTATTTCGATCCGGTCCATCAAGAACAGATGGTTCCGGTGCTGGAGCGCGCCGGGGTGCAATTTCTCTCATTGATCAATTCGGTGGGGAACGGGTTGGTAGTGGACCCGGCCAGCGAAACGGTGGTGATCAAGCCAAAGGGGGGATTCGGAGGGCTGGGCGGGCCGCTGATCAAGCCAGTGGCCTTGGCCAACGTCCGGGCCTTCTGGAAACTGTTCGGAGGTCGGCTGCCCATTATTGGGACCGGCGGCGTCGTCACCGGCACGGATATTTTCGAACATGTCCTGTGTGGAGCCTCAGCTGTCCAGGTAGGGACGGTGCTGATGGAGGAAGGGCTTGGAGCGTTCGAACGGCTGGAGCGGGAACTGGCAGCTGTCCTGGAGAAGAAGGGATACCGGTCTCTGGAAGCTTGCCGGGGGAAGCTGAAAGAGCTCTAG
- a CDS encoding ABC transporter ATP-binding protein: MVKLDHIYKQYAQGRAIVTALRDVCLEVGPGEFCALMGPSGCGKSTLLNLIGGLDQPTEGTLAIDGRATADFSDADWTKLRRECIGLVFQAFHLLPGLSAAENVALPLLLSGRGGGRAGQRVAECLDAVGMRGREHHRPGELSGGEQQRVAIARALVHQPMLLLADEPTGNLDSKQGAEIIALLRSLPRRFGATVIMATHSREAAQQADTVHGLRDGRLESGAGSAAL, from the coding sequence GTGGTCAAGCTCGACCATATTTACAAGCAGTATGCGCAAGGGCGTGCGATTGTGACGGCGCTCCGAGACGTGTGTCTGGAAGTCGGCCCCGGTGAGTTTTGTGCGCTCATGGGTCCCAGCGGCTGCGGCAAGAGCACGTTGCTCAATCTGATCGGCGGGCTAGACCAGCCGACCGAGGGGACCCTGGCGATCGACGGGCGGGCCACGGCTGACTTCTCGGATGCGGACTGGACCAAGCTGAGACGGGAATGCATCGGCCTGGTGTTTCAGGCGTTTCATTTGCTGCCCGGTCTCAGCGCCGCGGAGAATGTGGCGCTCCCGCTGTTGTTGAGCGGCCGTGGCGGAGGTCGAGCGGGCCAGCGGGTGGCCGAGTGTCTTGATGCCGTGGGGATGCGCGGGCGGGAGCATCACCGCCCCGGCGAATTGTCCGGGGGCGAGCAGCAGCGGGTCGCGATTGCGCGGGCCCTGGTCCATCAGCCCATGCTGTTGCTGGCGGATGAACCGACGGGCAACCTGGACTCCAAGCAAGGGGCCGAGATCATCGCCCTCCTCCGGTCCCTGCCGCGGCGATTCGGTGCCACCGTGATCATGGCGACGCACAGTCGGGAGGCGGCGCAGCAGGCGGATACCGTGCATGGGCTTCGGGACGGCCGTCTTGAGTCGGGAGCGGGGAGCGCAGCGCTGTGA
- a CDS encoding ComF family protein: MDLTELAPIAYKKTARAAGSSEPQEHIFGGDSMQGLTEAFRRLLHIVLPVECAGCGTALTDDPVPFFCRSCWSGISPIDGPACPRCGRPFASPVALTFSPDHICGSCRKKPPAYTKAWSLYPYTPPLRDALLLFKYRGKVTLAEALGSLWHTSAMPQHLDLLMPVPIHPSRLREREFNQALLLADRLNRKLRLPLSFDNLVRLRQTVPQTELSRSARLKNLRRAFAVQRPDDVREKRILLIDDIFTTGTTVNECAKALRKAGAADVYVCTLARTL, from the coding sequence TTGGACTTGACAGAGCTTGCGCCGATTGCCTACAAGAAAACGGCTCGGGCTGCCGGTTCGTCCGAGCCACAGGAGCATATCTTCGGTGGAGACTCGATGCAAGGCCTGACCGAAGCTTTCAGACGTCTCCTGCACATCGTGCTGCCGGTGGAGTGCGCAGGCTGCGGCACCGCTCTCACCGACGACCCGGTCCCCTTCTTCTGCCGGTCCTGCTGGAGCGGCATCAGTCCGATCGACGGGCCCGCGTGCCCCCGCTGCGGCCGCCCCTTCGCGTCCCCCGTGGCGCTGACCTTCAGCCCCGATCACATCTGCGGCTCGTGCCGAAAGAAACCCCCGGCCTACACCAAAGCCTGGTCCCTCTATCCCTATACCCCGCCGCTCCGGGACGCGCTTCTCCTCTTCAAGTATCGCGGCAAGGTGACCCTGGCGGAAGCGTTGGGCAGCCTGTGGCACACCTCGGCCATGCCGCAGCATCTCGATCTCTTGATGCCGGTGCCGATCCATCCCTCCCGCTTGCGCGAGCGCGAGTTCAACCAAGCCCTCTTGCTGGCCGACCGGCTGAACCGCAAGCTCCGACTCCCTCTGTCGTTCGACAATCTGGTCCGCCTGCGCCAGACCGTCCCCCAAACGGAATTGAGCCGATCGGCACGGCTGAAAAACCTCCGCCGGGCATTCGCGGTTCAGCGTCCAGACGACGTGCGCGAGAAGCGGATTCTCCTGATCGACGACATTTTTACCACCGGCACAACCGTCAATGAATGTGCCAAAGCCTTGCGGAAGGCCGGCGCAGCCGACGTCTACGTCTGCACGCTGGCGCGCACGCTATAG
- a CDS encoding zinc ribbon domain-containing protein, which produces MPIYEYRCTDCGKRNSLLILSISHPPSLACKYCQSAKLERVLSRFASPKSEGARLESLADPSHFGGLDENDPKSMARFMKKMGEEMGEDVEAALDEAGSDGEASAATDID; this is translated from the coding sequence ATGCCGATCTATGAATACCGATGCACGGACTGTGGGAAACGGAACAGCCTACTGATCCTGAGCATCAGCCATCCCCCGTCTCTCGCCTGCAAGTACTGTCAAAGCGCCAAGCTGGAACGAGTCCTGTCCCGCTTCGCCTCGCCCAAGTCGGAGGGGGCCAGACTGGAATCCTTGGCGGACCCAAGCCACTTCGGGGGTCTGGACGAAAACGACCCGAAGAGCATGGCCCGCTTCATGAAGAAAATGGGCGAGGAGATGGGCGAAGACGTGGAGGCGGCGCTGGACGAGGCAGGGTCGGATGGGGAGGCATCGGCAGCCACTGACATAGACTGA
- a CDS encoding DNA-binding protein: MALSSKPAKNELLTAEETCRYLKITPRTLYRYIQDRHMPAFKLGKEWRFARTDLEQWLQGRATSATRRTGRA; encoded by the coding sequence ATGGCACTGTCATCCAAACCGGCCAAGAACGAACTGCTTACGGCGGAAGAAACCTGCCGGTACCTTAAGATCACTCCCAGGACTTTGTACCGGTATATCCAAGACCGCCACATGCCGGCCTTTAAACTCGGCAAGGAATGGCGGTTTGCACGCACCGATCTGGAACAGTGGCTCCAAGGGCGCGCCACATCGGCCACTCGACGGACCGGCAGGGCCTAA
- a CDS encoding RusA family crossover junction endodeoxyribonuclease — protein MQVTGPLGQATVSATSLSVTLPVPPSINHQYATVNGRRVLSAVGRGYKAQVAQLVLLALAQSQHKVSLRQSLGSGPLALSIHFHFVSPLRRDVDGGLKIAQDALCEALGLNDNRIVEIHLYKEQDSTNPRIDVSLRPA, from the coding sequence CTGCAAGTCACCGGGCCGCTCGGCCAAGCCACCGTCTCGGCGACAAGCCTCTCGGTCACCCTGCCAGTTCCTCCGAGCATCAACCACCAATATGCCACGGTCAACGGCCGGCGCGTGCTCTCGGCCGTGGGGCGAGGCTACAAGGCCCAAGTGGCCCAGCTTGTCCTCCTGGCCCTGGCCCAGTCCCAGCACAAAGTCTCGTTGCGCCAAAGCCTCGGATCCGGCCCTCTGGCCCTCTCCATCCACTTCCATTTTGTCTCCCCGCTCCGCCGCGACGTGGACGGAGGGCTCAAAATCGCCCAGGACGCCCTCTGCGAAGCCCTCGGCCTCAACGACAACCGCATCGTGGAGATTCATCTGTACAAAGAGCAAGATTCAACCAACCCCCGCATCGACGTGTCGCTCCGCCCCGCATAG
- a CDS encoding FtsX-like permease family protein, producing the protein MGAFVWLTVLTAFRILFRNRMRAGLTMLGIIIGVGAVIAMVSIGQGAKAVVQAQVASMGTNVIIVLPGATTVGGVRGSQGSGVTLTVSDALELKKRVPLLSDTGWSKRDVMQIVYGNKNWNTPVNGISPSYLMIRDWSYSSGGPFTQADMEAGARVALLGQTVVENLYDVGEEPVGSVIRIKNVPFRVIGVLVPKGQSAQGSDQDDIIFIPFSTAERKVLGTQFLGSVGALFASTDHPDDLPAAVEGIREVLRARHRLQPEQQDDFTIRTQVDIGLVQEGTSQTLTLMMFSVASISLLVGGIGIMNILLVSVTERTREIGVRMAVGAKRRHILMQFLIEAMTLSLVGGLLGIVFGVVGARITTVVAGWPTIISAESILVAFFFSLAVGLFFGLYPANKASRLNPIEALRYE; encoded by the coding sequence ATGGGGGCGTTTGTCTGGCTGACTGTCTTGACCGCCTTTCGTATCCTGTTCCGGAATCGGATGAGGGCCGGACTGACGATGCTGGGGATCATCATCGGCGTCGGGGCGGTGATCGCCATGGTGAGCATTGGGCAGGGGGCGAAGGCCGTGGTGCAGGCGCAAGTGGCCAGCATGGGGACCAACGTCATCATCGTGCTGCCTGGCGCCACCACCGTCGGTGGCGTGCGGGGCAGTCAGGGGAGCGGCGTGACCTTGACCGTCTCGGATGCGCTGGAATTGAAGAAGCGCGTCCCGCTCCTGAGCGACACGGGCTGGTCCAAGCGGGACGTGATGCAAATCGTCTATGGGAACAAGAACTGGAACACACCCGTCAACGGCATTTCTCCCAGTTACCTGATGATCCGGGACTGGTCCTATTCCAGCGGAGGCCCCTTCACCCAGGCCGATATGGAAGCAGGGGCCCGCGTGGCTTTGCTCGGCCAGACCGTGGTCGAGAACCTCTACGATGTAGGAGAGGAGCCGGTGGGCTCTGTGATCCGAATCAAGAACGTGCCCTTCCGGGTCATCGGAGTGCTCGTGCCCAAGGGACAGTCGGCCCAGGGGTCGGACCAGGACGATATCATCTTCATCCCGTTCAGCACGGCGGAGCGCAAGGTCCTCGGTACCCAGTTTCTCGGCTCGGTCGGTGCCTTGTTCGCCTCCACCGACCATCCGGACGACTTGCCGGCGGCGGTGGAAGGCATCCGGGAGGTCCTGCGGGCGAGGCATCGCCTCCAGCCGGAGCAGCAGGACGATTTCACGATCCGCACCCAGGTGGATATTGGTCTGGTGCAGGAGGGGACCAGTCAGACCCTCACGCTCATGATGTTTTCCGTGGCCTCGATTTCGCTGTTGGTGGGCGGGATCGGGATCATGAACATCCTGCTGGTCTCGGTGACCGAACGGACGAGGGAAATCGGCGTGCGGATGGCGGTGGGCGCCAAGCGGCGGCACATCTTGATGCAGTTTTTGATCGAGGCCATGACTCTGAGCCTGGTCGGCGGCCTGCTCGGCATCGTGTTCGGGGTGGTCGGCGCGCGCATCACGACGGTGGTGGCCGGCTGGCCGACGATCATTTCGGCCGAATCCATCCTGGTCGCGTTCTTCTTCTCCCTGGCCGTGGGACTCTTCTTCGGCCTGTATCCTGCCAATAAAGCGTCGAGGCTGAATCCGATCGAAGCCCTGCGCTACGAATAG
- a CDS encoding ABC transporter ATP-binding protein, which produces MGELILCQDLWKVYRLGDIEVQALRGVSLSIERGGFVAIMGASGSGKSTLMNILGCLDQPTRGTYLLDGLDIGKASRDELAEIRNLKIGFVFQSFNLIPRTSALENAQLPLFYRGVSLREQRTRAAAALARVGLSGREHHAPAQLSGGQQQRVAIARALVSQPSILLADEPTGNLDTESSREIMGILESLNRDDGITIILVTHEPDIAHYAARQIVVKDGQILSDRTGAPASMGGH; this is translated from the coding sequence ATGGGCGAACTGATCCTCTGCCAGGACTTGTGGAAAGTCTATCGCCTGGGCGATATCGAGGTGCAGGCGCTCCGCGGGGTGAGTCTCTCGATCGAGCGCGGCGGATTCGTCGCGATCATGGGAGCGTCCGGCTCCGGCAAGTCCACGCTCATGAACATCCTCGGCTGTCTGGACCAGCCCACGCGCGGAACCTATCTCTTGGACGGTCTCGACATCGGCAAAGCCAGCCGGGATGAGTTGGCCGAGATCCGCAATCTGAAAATCGGGTTCGTCTTCCAGAGTTTCAACCTCATTCCCCGCACCAGCGCCTTGGAAAACGCGCAGCTGCCGCTGTTCTACCGCGGGGTGTCGCTGCGCGAGCAGCGGACCAGGGCCGCCGCCGCGTTGGCCCGCGTGGGACTGAGCGGGCGCGAACACCATGCCCCGGCCCAACTGTCCGGTGGCCAGCAGCAGCGGGTGGCTATCGCCCGGGCCCTGGTTTCGCAACCGTCCATCTTACTCGCGGACGAACCGACCGGGAACCTCGACACGGAATCCAGCCGTGAGATCATGGGTATTCTGGAGTCCCTCAACCGGGACGACGGGATCACGATCATCCTGGTTACCCACGAACCGGACATTGCGCACTATGCGGCGCGGCAAATCGTGGTCAAAGACGGACAGATCCTGAGCGACCGGACCGGCGCGCCGGCCTCCATGGGAGGCCATTGA